A segment of the Syntrophorhabdaceae bacterium genome:
CTGTTTTTGTTCCTTTTATGGATTTCATGATGTCCTCCTTGTTTACTCAGCAAGATCAACTGAGAGTAAGCAGTATGCAGCAGGCACTAAAAAGATTTTCGCTGCTTACTGTCTACTGCTTACCCGATTTTGCTATGTTTGCCTGTATCAGCTCTTCCAGAGCCCGTGCAGGTTGCAATATTCACGGGCAATTACATTTTCACCCTTTACAGGGAAAAGGGCCTCAGGCGCCGCACCCGGTGATAAAAACTGGCGATAGACCTTACCGTCGATGATTGCCTCGATCAGGACAATGTAATGTTTCTCTTCCATGGGATGGGCAACACTGCCGACCTTTACCTTGATCCCATCCGCTGTCTTTTCTATAACAGGGACATGTTTTTCCAGTGACGCATCTACAGTATTTTCCTTCATAAGCTCCATGGGCTCATTACAGCAAACAAGCTCACCCTTCCCGCCAAGCAGGACCTCCACAACATTCCCGCAAATTGCACATTTGTAAACCTGTAATCTTTCAGCCATGATATACCTCCTTTTTTTGGTGTTTATGACTGTCATGTGACAGACATTCCTTACAGATACCCTTAAAATAGCCTTCTATCTCTTCAATACTATGGCCGTCGATCTCCATAGCGTCGGCATAGGCGCATCGTACATCTACATCAATGATCCTGCCGCATCTTTTGCACAGCAGGTGGTGATGTGGCTTTGTCTCGTAATCGTACCGCATCTCTTCAGGTGTGATCGTGAGGCAGTGCACCAGCCCCTTTTCCGCAAAAGTGCTGAGTGTATTGTAGACTGTAGTTTTTGAGATTGTGGGTATCTCCTTTGAGAGTTCGTCATATATCATATTCACATTCATGTGATCTCTGTTTTTTGCAATGATTTCCAGTATTTTTATACGTTGGTGTGATGGTTGTATATTCTTTGACTGGAGTATTTTAATCAGGTTTTCCATATCTGTAATAATTATAAATTAATATTTAATACAATATTGGAACGATGTCAAGAGTAATAAATAGCTATCAGAAGATATTGTGAAAAGTGAAAGGTAATAGGTAATAGGTGATAGGTGATAGGTGGAAGGTAATGGGTGAGGAAGAATCTCGTAAGTCGTCAGGCGTTAGGCGATTAAAACCCCTTACGATTCACGCCTAACGGTCTTTCCGATATACGATATACGAACTACGATATACGATCTGCTGTGAGCTGAATTTATATTTACGGTTTCGGATGGTTTTCAAAAAATTCCCAGATCAGGTTTGTTGCTGAAATCTCGTGGATGGGCTCATCGGCGCCAATATACCCTGTTTTTTTGCCTCCAGGCCAGGCATGTTCCCCGCCCTTGATAGTGTAAAGAAGGACTTCAGTGCCGGATAATCCGCCGGCGTAGAGCTCTTTAATGAGGCGTCCCTTTTCTTCTTTTTGGGGGGTTGCTGAACATTGATTATTTTTTATCCAGAACGAAACGGCATAAGAGACAGGAGTATCGGTACGTTCATGATTGTCAGCCATCTTCAATGATTTGCCGCCATCGTAGAGGACGTATTTGTCATCTTTACCATGGATTATGACAACAGAGACAGGATGTGTCGGCTTGCAATCCTTGACGTTCAAAGCCCCTGCCACGGGACCGATAGCGGCAATCCTGTCAGATAACTCGCAGGCAAGACGGTAGCTCATCATAGCACCATTCGATATACCCGTTGCATAGATGCGCTTAGGGTCAATGGGTAGTTCATGTTCGAGTTTTTCGATAAGTGTTTTGATAAAACCGACATCGTCGATGTTGTTTTCAAGGGCATATCCACAGCAATTTCCGGAGTTCCAGGTAAGGGAGATATTCCTGCCTATCCAGCTTGTTCCATTGGGGTAGACAACGATGAACCCTTGCGTATTTGCCTTCTGGCTGAAACCGGTCACACGGGCTGCGTTCTTTGCGTTCCCGCCGCCACCGTGAAGTACGATGACAAGAGGAACGGATTTCTGTTTCTGGACTATACATATAGTCGGGATGTATACCTTATATGTTCTTGTCCTGCCGGCATGCGTCAGCGAACCGTCGTGGTATCCCGGTCTCCCGAAAGTCTCCGAAGACACATGTTGAGCAACGAACAGAAACGCAACAAGGATCAAAATTAAAAAACGCAGGATCTTTGTCATAGAGTATCCAAATGTTACCAGAGAACATATGATTTGTAAATACCGGGTATTGATTGTTGCGTGGGGTTATTTTGTTTTACCTGACCTTGTTTTTGTGATAGTTTATGAAAAATGTTTGGTATTGGTCTTCCGGAGCTCATTGTTATCATGGTGGTAGCTTTGCTGGTAGTAGGGCCTTCGAAGTTGCCCGAACTCGCAAAGTCACTCGGCAAGGCCTTTTCAGAGTTCAGGAGGATGGCGGATGAAGTAAAAGAAACCATCGAGGAAGAGGTCTCAGGGGCTGAAGCACCCCAGGAAGAAAGACCCCCTGATGTTGCTGACGAAGAGGCATATTCCGGGGAAACTCACGGGGAAGCTGAGCAGCACGCTGAGAACGCGAACGAAGAAGAACATACAAAAATCCCTGAAGGTGGAGCATTACGCGGATAAAAAAATACCAACAGACAAAACCGAAAACCCATGGTTCAGCAATCATCAGTGGATGATAAACAGCCATTCCTCTCCCATCTCAAGGAACTGCGTGACCGGATCCTGGTCTGCATTATAGCGATCGGGATAGCGTTCATATTGACATATTACTTCAAGGAAAAGATATTTGCCTTTCTTATGGAGCCTTTCATCAGGGTTATGCCGGAAAAAAGTTCCTTTATATTTACCGGTGTCACCGAGGCGTTTATTACCTATTTCAAGATATCCGTTGTCGCTGCCCTCTTTGTCGTTGCTCCGGTGATCCTCTATGAGTTCTGGATGTTCGTGTCCCCGGGCCTCTATGAAAAGGAAAGACGTTATATCTACCCTTTTATCTTTTTGGGCAGCCTCTGTTTTGTATGCGGCGCCCTGTTCTGTTATTATCTTGTCATGCCTTATATATACAGGTTCTTTGTCAGTTATGCTGCTGAATTCATTATCCCCATGCCTGACCTGAAAAGCTATATGAGCCTGACCCTGAAGATGCTCATCATGTTTGGATTGTTTTTTGAATTACCGCTTGTCGCCTTTTATCTTGCAAAGGCAGGGATCATACATTACAGGATGCTCTCATCAAAGAGGAGATATGCGATCCTTGCAATTGTCATTGTGAGCGCCATCATTACGCCGCCGGATGTGTCAAGCCAGCTCCTCATCGCCATTCCGTTATGGGGACTTTATGAATTGAGTGTTGTCATAGTGAGGGTCTTTGGAAAGAAGGGGAGGGTCGATGAAAAAGCTTAATGTTGTTATCCTTGCCGCAGGAAAGGGCGAGAGGATGGTCTCAAAAAGGCCGAAGGTAATGCACGAGATCATGGGAAGGCCCATGATACGCTATGTGGTTGAGAGGGCGCAGGAGCTTTCCCCCGCAAGGATCGTCGTCGTTGTCGGCTACGGCAGGGAAAAGGTCGAGGAATATCTGAAGGCCTATCCCGTTGCGTGCGCCCTTCAGCGGGCGCAAAAAGGGACGGCCAATGCGTTGCTCGCTGCCGGTAAATTCATCGACGGCGGCGATGTCCTCGTTCTCTACGGCGATGTCCCGATTATAGAAAAGGAGACGTTGAAGAATTTTCTCTCTTTTTATGGAAAAACAAAGAGCATTACCTTCATGACAACAGATGTTCCGGATCCTGCTGGATATGGAAGGGTTATCATGTCCGGCGATGAGATACTCGGGATCAAAGAAGATGTCGATGCCACCCGGAAAGAGCGGGAGATCAACCGCATCAATACAGGCATCTGCATCATTCCGGCTAAGTCCTTTCCTTTGCTGAGGTCAATATCCGCCGATAACAAAAAGGGGGAATATTACCTTACCGATATCTGCACAATCGGGCGGCAAAAGGGTGAAACCATCAAAGGGTACAATTGTGAGAATGCCCGGGAAGTCCTCGGCATAAATACGCGGAAGGAGCTTCTGGAGGCAAACGCGATCATGCGGCAGAGGATCATCGGACAACACATGCAGAAAGGGGTGACAATCCTGGACAAGAACGTTTATATCGAAAGCGAGGTAAAGATCGGCATCGATACAACGGTATTTCCTAACTGCCACCTTCTCGGATGCACTATAATTGGGAATGATGTCGTGATCGGTCCCAACGTCGTC
Coding sequences within it:
- a CDS encoding desulfoferrodoxin produces the protein MAERLQVYKCAICGNVVEVLLGGKGELVCCNEPMELMKENTVDASLEKHVPVIEKTADGIKVKVGSVAHPMEEKHYIVLIEAIIDGKVYRQFLSPGAAPEALFPVKGENVIAREYCNLHGLWKS
- a CDS encoding Fur family transcriptional regulator, with product MENLIKILQSKNIQPSHQRIKILEIIAKNRDHMNVNMIYDELSKEIPTISKTTVYNTLSTFAEKGLVHCLTITPEEMRYDYETKPHHHLLCKRCGRIIDVDVRCAYADAMEIDGHSIEEIEGYFKGICKECLSHDSHKHQKKEVYHG
- a CDS encoding PHB depolymerase family esterase produces the protein MTKILRFLILILVAFLFVAQHVSSETFGRPGYHDGSLTHAGRTRTYKVYIPTICIVQKQKSVPLVIVLHGGGGNAKNAARVTGFSQKANTQGFIVVYPNGTSWIGRNISLTWNSGNCCGYALENNIDDVGFIKTLIEKLEHELPIDPKRIYATGISNGAMMSYRLACELSDRIAAIGPVAGALNVKDCKPTHPVSVVIIHGKDDKYVLYDGGKSLKMADNHERTDTPVSYAVSFWIKNNQCSATPQKEEKGRLIKELYAGGLSGTEVLLYTIKGGEHAWPGGKKTGYIGADEPIHEISATNLIWEFFENHPKP
- the tatB gene encoding Sec-independent protein translocase protein TatB; amino-acid sequence: MFGIGLPELIVIMVVALLVVGPSKLPELAKSLGKAFSEFRRMADEVKETIEEEVSGAEAPQEERPPDVADEEAYSGETHGEAEQHAENANEEEHTKIPEGGALRG
- the tatC gene encoding twin-arginine translocase subunit TatC; the protein is MDDKQPFLSHLKELRDRILVCIIAIGIAFILTYYFKEKIFAFLMEPFIRVMPEKSSFIFTGVTEAFITYFKISVVAALFVVAPVILYEFWMFVSPGLYEKERRYIYPFIFLGSLCFVCGALFCYYLVMPYIYRFFVSYAAEFIIPMPDLKSYMSLTLKMLIMFGLFFELPLVAFYLAKAGIIHYRMLSSKRRYAILAIVIVSAIITPPDVSSQLLIAIPLWGLYELSVVIVRVFGKKGRVDEKA
- the glmU gene encoding bifunctional UDP-N-acetylglucosamine diphosphorylase/glucosamine-1-phosphate N-acetyltransferase GlmU yields the protein MKKLNVVILAAGKGERMVSKRPKVMHEIMGRPMIRYVVERAQELSPARIVVVVGYGREKVEEYLKAYPVACALQRAQKGTANALLAAGKFIDGGDVLVLYGDVPIIEKETLKNFLSFYGKTKSITFMTTDVPDPAGYGRVIMSGDEILGIKEDVDATRKEREINRINTGICIIPAKSFPLLRSISADNKKGEYYLTDICTIGRQKGETIKGYNCENAREVLGINTRKELLEANAIMRQRIIGQHMQKGVTILDKNVYIESEVKIGIDTTVFPNCHLLGCTIIGNDVVIGPNVVVKDSVIHDNVVIEGFVTIEGAEIKENAKIGPFSRLRPGTVIGKGARIGNFVEVKNSRIDKDARASHLAYIGDAEVGKNVNIGAGTITCNYDGARKHRTVIGDNVLVGSNTELVAPVKIGRDAVIGAGSTITKDVPGGALALTRVQQKHVPGYGRKKRCAE